Proteins encoded together in one Marinithermus hydrothermalis DSM 14884 window:
- the lptB gene encoding LPS export ABC transporter ATP-binding protein, with protein METALSHAIEEAQRARLMATGLRKRYGRREVVRGVDLTLGRGEIVALFGPNGAGKTTTFYMLVGFIRPNEGRIMLKGHDVTRMPMYRRARLGLGYLPQEPSAFRRMTVLENLLSILEHQPIPKQERMEIAMSLLEEFHIAHLKDKYAYTLSGGERRRLEIARALTTNPDFILLDEPFTGVDPKNVRDIQKLIEELRLRRGVGIFITDHSVRETLAITDRVYLMYDGQVVFHGSPEEFARDTGARNYYLGDEFEL; from the coding sequence ATGGAGACGGCCCTGTCCCACGCAATCGAGGAGGCGCAGCGCGCACGCTTAATGGCTACCGGATTGAGGAAGCGTTACGGCCGGCGCGAGGTGGTGCGGGGAGTGGACCTGACCCTGGGGCGGGGAGAGATCGTGGCGTTGTTCGGGCCGAACGGGGCGGGGAAGACCACCACCTTCTACATGCTGGTGGGGTTCATCCGTCCGAACGAAGGGCGGATCATGCTCAAGGGGCACGACGTGACGCGGATGCCCATGTACCGCAGGGCCCGGCTGGGCCTGGGGTACCTGCCCCAAGAGCCCTCCGCCTTCCGGCGCATGACGGTTCTCGAGAACCTGCTCTCGATCCTGGAGCACCAACCGATCCCGAAGCAGGAACGCATGGAAATCGCCATGTCCCTCCTTGAGGAGTTCCACATCGCGCACCTCAAGGACAAGTACGCCTACACCCTCTCGGGCGGGGAACGCCGCCGCCTCGAGATCGCGCGCGCGCTGACCACGAACCCGGACTTCATCCTGCTGGACGAGCCGTTTACCGGCGTGGACCCTAAGAACGTGCGGGACATCCAGAAGCTCATCGAGGAGTTGCGCTTGCGGCGCGGGGTGGGCATCTTCATCACGGACCACTCGGTGCGGGAGACGCTGGCCATCACGGACCGGGTGTACCTGATGTATGACGGCCAGGTGGTCTTCCACGGGTCGCCCGAGGAGTTCGCCCGCGATACCGGGGCGCGGAACTACTACCTTGGGGATGAGTTCGAGCTGTAA
- a CDS encoding BTAD domain-containing putative transcriptional regulator has protein sequence MTGLRPKPSIRYLVRPRLLRRLPDDPGYVVWLQAPYGYGKSVLASQWADRLEAEAWRVIWIALARRKLRPALAQALALPPNTPWDVLTEALWHAPTLVVLEDLHKNAPVGPLLRTLGGLLLLASRQELTHPELPRLDSTGRLVHLKAADLAFTLEEAEALFPTPQAAHAAWRQCRGWPLPLHLAALHGRIPEREALLEGARQSLSPEAWAEGLLLAAVPYLPHGAATPATRALVEAGFAQELMGGYRLHPLIATTLRKVYPKAVRQAVRAAVRRLPPLTHGEALAGAGMLEELAAFLEEDYAPAGHEPEAVLRWDALAPGPRGPTRLLGLGWALSATGANARAVQALLQAARHPSATADQIVTALGWAITCLPPTPSPEAHAFIAEGERWVEQASPERAAAFFTNVGEYYLAAAEPARAEAFLQQAAQRMPPGHYNRAVLQNTLAEAQWERWGDLEGYIARVEDSLTVMQAHVPYNLPANHRNLGVFKALLGQRTEALQHFDEAVRWAKQNRILALVAQAEKAALLEALEPLPELAARCTAWRHPWAQDRTHALWAQVLRKAKDPEAALRVLEGQDGPFAQAERALVLLDLNQPDAALACADRSLAGCRTREQRLAAQAARYRVTRAPQDLQDLLELTLARERVLPGLVPLESLPQDRPTLARAYPLEAVLRSGWKDAVRLRHAEIPPLELEVLGGVRARTLGASLPLTTRQREILTLLTLRQSREAIGAALWPEADAEKVRNNLHVQLNLLRKTLEPWGVPTFLTPEGLARTRCDLWDLERALEARDAEAVLGLYRGPLAPEVDLPLVNEARAHLVEQVNAALFAASSAAPPLRAEAMLLRVLELDPLHEEALKRLLWLLVRRGRKREAWRRYRAFAERLWTELGVEPSPETRNLLA, from the coding sequence ATGACCGGGCTCCGCCCTAAGCCCAGCATCCGGTACCTGGTACGCCCTCGTTTGCTCCGCCGGCTCCCCGACGATCCCGGCTACGTGGTGTGGCTCCAGGCTCCGTACGGTTACGGCAAGAGCGTCCTCGCCAGCCAATGGGCTGATCGCCTCGAGGCCGAGGCCTGGCGGGTCATCTGGATCGCTCTCGCCAGACGCAAGCTCCGCCCCGCCCTCGCTCAGGCCCTGGCGCTGCCCCCCAACACCCCCTGGGATGTCCTCACAGAAGCGCTCTGGCACGCACCAACCCTGGTCGTGCTCGAGGACCTCCACAAGAACGCACCGGTAGGCCCCCTGCTGCGCACCCTCGGGGGGCTGCTTCTGCTCGCGAGCCGTCAGGAGCTGACCCATCCCGAGCTTCCCCGCCTCGACAGCACAGGGCGGCTGGTCCACCTCAAGGCCGCGGACCTCGCCTTCACGCTGGAGGAAGCCGAAGCGCTCTTCCCAACCCCCCAAGCAGCCCACGCTGCCTGGCGGCAGTGCCGGGGTTGGCCCCTGCCCCTGCACCTGGCCGCCCTGCACGGCCGCATCCCGGAGCGGGAGGCGTTGTTGGAGGGCGCCCGGCAAAGCCTGTCCCCAGAGGCCTGGGCAGAGGGTTTGCTGCTCGCTGCTGTGCCGTACCTGCCCCACGGGGCGGCCACTCCCGCCACCCGCGCTTTGGTCGAGGCCGGATTCGCGCAGGAACTCATGGGAGGGTATCGGCTCCACCCGCTCATCGCCACAACCCTACGCAAGGTGTACCCCAAAGCGGTGCGGCAAGCGGTGCGCGCGGCCGTCCGGCGGCTGCCGCCCCTGACGCACGGAGAGGCCCTGGCCGGCGCCGGGATGCTCGAGGAGCTCGCCGCGTTTCTAGAGGAGGATTACGCTCCTGCCGGGCACGAGCCGGAGGCCGTGCTGCGTTGGGATGCCCTGGCCCCAGGTCCAAGGGGGCCGACGCGCCTGTTGGGCCTGGGTTGGGCGCTTTCCGCTACGGGAGCCAACGCACGCGCGGTGCAAGCGCTTCTTCAGGCCGCCCGCCACCCTAGCGCCACCGCCGACCAGATCGTGACCGCCCTGGGGTGGGCAATTACCTGTCTTCCCCCCACCCCATCTCCCGAGGCTCACGCCTTCATCGCGGAGGGCGAGCGGTGGGTGGAGCAGGCGAGCCCCGAACGCGCCGCGGCCTTCTTCACCAACGTCGGCGAGTACTACCTCGCGGCCGCGGAACCCGCACGGGCAGAGGCCTTCCTCCAGCAAGCTGCCCAACGCATGCCCCCAGGCCATTACAACCGGGCGGTGCTCCAAAACACCCTCGCCGAAGCTCAGTGGGAGCGCTGGGGGGACCTGGAGGGGTACATCGCGCGCGTAGAGGACTCCTTGACCGTGATGCAGGCCCACGTGCCCTATAACCTCCCGGCCAACCACCGGAACCTCGGCGTGTTCAAGGCGCTGCTCGGTCAAAGGACCGAAGCCCTTCAACACTTTGACGAAGCCGTGCGCTGGGCGAAACAGAACCGGATCCTCGCCCTCGTCGCTCAAGCCGAAAAGGCCGCCCTCCTAGAGGCCCTCGAGCCGCTACCCGAACTCGCGGCGCGGTGCACGGCCTGGCGACACCCCTGGGCCCAGGACCGAACGCACGCCCTATGGGCCCAGGTTCTCCGGAAGGCCAAGGATCCCGAGGCCGCGCTTAGGGTCCTCGAAGGCCAGGACGGCCCTTTCGCTCAAGCGGAGCGAGCCCTAGTCCTCCTAGACTTAAACCAACCTGACGCGGCCCTGGCGTGCGCCGACCGGAGCCTGGCGGGGTGCCGGACCCGCGAGCAACGCCTCGCCGCCCAAGCAGCCCGCTATCGCGTCACCCGCGCCCCTCAGGACCTCCAAGACCTGCTCGAGCTCACCCTCGCGCGGGAACGCGTACTGCCCGGCCTGGTGCCCCTCGAGTCCCTCCCTCAGGACCGCCCCACGCTTGCGCGGGCCTACCCCCTGGAGGCGGTGCTCCGCTCGGGGTGGAAGGACGCGGTGCGCCTCCGGCACGCGGAGATCCCCCCGCTCGAGCTGGAGGTCCTGGGCGGGGTACGCGCCCGCACGCTCGGCGCTTCCCTCCCCCTTACTACTCGCCAGCGGGAGATCCTCACGCTGCTCACCCTCCGGCAGAGCCGTGAAGCGATCGGGGCAGCCCTGTGGCCGGAGGCCGATGCGGAAAAGGTGCGCAACAACCTGCACGTGCAGCTGAACCTGCTGCGCAAGACGCTCGAGCCCTGGGGCGTCCCAACCTTCCTCACACCCGAGGGGCTCGCTCGCACGCGCTGCGACCTTTGGGATCTCGAACGTGCCCTCGAGGCCAGGGACGCCGAGGCGGTGCTCGGCCTGTACCGCGGTCCGTTGGCCCCCGAGGTGGACCTGCCTCTGGTCAACGAAGCTCGAGCCCACCTCGTAGAGCAGGTGAACGCGGCGCTCTTCGCCGCATCCAGCGCGGCCCCTCCCCTAAGGGCGGAGGCCATGCTCCTTCGGGTCCTCGAGCTTGATCCGCTTCACGAGGAAGCGTTAAAGCGCCTGCTCTGGCTCCTCGTACGGCGGGGGCGGAAACGGGAGGCCTGGCGACGCTACCGGGCCTTCGCCGAGCGGCTGTGGACGGAGCTGGGGGTGGAGCCCTCACCCGAAACGCGGAACCTCTTGGCCTAA